The Lutra lutra chromosome 10, mLutLut1.2, whole genome shotgun sequence genome contains a region encoding:
- the LOC125079385 gene encoding olfactory receptor 10AG1-like: MISLPFPKMEKNPVEVNLTSMAEFILLGFSDYPNLQMFLFIIFFFVYVIILMGNGIIVLVTRLDQALQTPMYFFLSNFSFLEVSFVSATLPKMLTNLWTQKRSISLFACATQMSFVLMLGNVECLLLTVMAYDRYIAICNPLHYPLAVNHKVCVQLVAACWITGILVDIGQTCQIFSLPYCGSNQINHFFCDIPPLLSLACGDTFLNEMLVFTVPMLFVMIPFLLILGSYSKIISTILRLPSATGRTKAFSTCSSHVIIVAMFFGSAIITYLRPKAKHSSRTDKFLSLFYTIVTPMFNPMIYTLRNKDVMIALRKLLP; this comes from the coding sequence atggaaaaaaacCCAGTAGAAGTAAATCTCACTTCAATGGCGGAATTTATTCTTTTGGGATTTTCTGATTATCCCAAtcttcaaatgtttcttttcataatattcttctTTGTCTATGTGATAATTCTGATGGGAAATGGCATTATTGTTCTCGTAACCAGGCTTGACCAGGCTCTCCAGactcccatgtatttttttcttagtaatttttccttcttggaaGTCTCTTTTGTGTCTGCCACTCTTCCCAAAATGCTCACAAATCTTTGGACTCAAAAAAGAAGTATCTCTTTGTTTGCCTGTGCAACACAAATGAGTTTTGTGCTTATGCTTGGAAACGTAGAGTGCCTTCTTCTGACAGTGATGGCTTATGACCGCTACATTGCCATTTGTAACCCTCTGCACTACCCTCTCGCCGTGAACCACAAGGTCTGTGTCCAGCTGGTGGCAGCCTGCTGGATCACGGGCATTCTGGTCGATATAGGACAGACATGCCAGATTTTCTCTCTGCCATATTGTGGGTCCAACCAAATCAATCACTTCTTCTGTGACATTCCCCCACTACTCAGTCTGGCTTGTGGGGACACTTTCCTGAATGAGATGTTAGTCTTCACAGTCCCTATGCTCTTTGTTATGATCCCTTTTCTGTTGATTCTTGGATCCTACAGTAAAATCATCTCTACCATCCTGAGGTTGCCATCAGCAACAGGACGAACCAAAGCTTTCTCCACCTGCTCATCTCATGTCATAATTGTGGCCATGTTCTTTGGATCTGCAATCATTACATATTTACGGCCCAAAGCTAAACATTCTTCCAGAACAGacaagtttctctctcttttctatacCATCGTCACCCCAATGTTTAATCCCATGATATACACTCTGAGAAATAAGGATGTCATGATAGCCTTGAGAAAATTGTTGCCTTGA